A genomic segment from Alkalilimnicola ehrlichii MLHE-1 encodes:
- the purU gene encoding formyltetrahydrofolate deformylase: MSDTASRTAILLIHCPDRRGIVAAISRFLSEHGGNIVDLDQHVDVEQGVFFMRAEWELKGFALPADGIAEAFRRQLAEPFEMTWRLHFSDERPRMALFVSRLAHCLYDLLARWQTGELAVDIPLIISNHPDLRPVAERFGIDYYHLPVTPDTKAKVERQQNDLLAEYRVDFAVLARYMQILSADFIHAWPERIINIHHSFLPAFAGARPYHAAHERGVKIIGATSHYVTEDLDAGPIIEQDVTRVTHRDAVSDLVRKGRDLEQLVLARAVWLHVQRKTLVYQNRTVVFD; encoded by the coding sequence ATGAGTGATACCGCCAGTCGCACCGCCATCCTGCTCATCCACTGCCCGGATCGGCGCGGCATCGTCGCCGCCATCAGCCGCTTCCTGTCGGAACACGGCGGCAACATTGTCGACCTGGACCAGCACGTGGATGTGGAACAGGGCGTCTTCTTTATGCGGGCCGAATGGGAGTTGAAGGGGTTTGCCCTACCCGCCGACGGTATCGCCGAGGCCTTCCGCCGGCAGCTGGCCGAGCCCTTCGAGATGACCTGGCGGCTGCACTTCTCGGATGAACGGCCGCGCATGGCGCTCTTCGTCTCGCGGCTGGCGCACTGCCTTTACGACCTGCTGGCCCGCTGGCAAACCGGCGAGCTGGCGGTGGACATCCCCCTGATCATCAGCAACCACCCGGACCTGCGACCGGTGGCCGAGCGCTTCGGCATCGACTACTACCACCTGCCGGTCACGCCGGACACCAAGGCCAAGGTGGAACGCCAACAGAACGACCTGCTGGCCGAGTACCGGGTCGACTTCGCGGTGCTGGCCCGCTACATGCAGATCCTGTCGGCCGATTTCATCCACGCCTGGCCGGAGCGCATTATCAACATCCACCACTCCTTCCTGCCGGCCTTCGCCGGGGCCCGGCCCTACCACGCGGCCCATGAGCGCGGGGTGAAGATCATCGGTGCCACCAGCCATTACGTCACCGAGGACCTGGACGCCGGCCCGATCATTGAGCAGGACGTCACCCGGGTGACGCACCGCGACGCGGTCAGCGACCTGGTGCGCAAGGGGCGTGACCTGGAGCAGCTGGTGCTGGCACGTGCCGTATGGCTGCATGTGCAACGCAAGACCTTGGTCTACCAGAACCGCACGGTGGTGTTCGACTGA
- a CDS encoding SPOR domain-containing protein, with protein MAQTVTAAYESEEAARNAVDELISDGYDQEKVFLDKENIQVKVMVPDSGQREAEEILKRHSPKDVWARPVQ; from the coding sequence ATGGCACAGACCGTGACCGCTGCATACGAGAGCGAAGAGGCCGCCCGCAATGCGGTCGATGAACTGATCTCCGATGGTTATGACCAGGAGAAGGTCTTTCTCGACAAGGAGAACATCCAGGTGAAGGTGATGGTGCCGGACAGTGGGCAGCGCGAGGCCGAGGAGATCCTCAAGCGCCATAGCCCGAAAGATGTCTGGGCCCGCCCCGTCCAATAA